AGATCTATCCACAAGTTATTTGTGTTGAAGTACTTATATTTGTTAATATCTTGGAAATTGTTTAAATCGTCTGCTGGGCACTGGGCTATTTCACGCAATAGTAGATTCCCTTCCGCATCTTGGGCCAAATGACCACCCTTCTTATCCATCTCGGTTCGTTCACATACTTCCATCAAAAAGGGTATATCGTTCTTAGCCATATATGATGCAATACGAGGATCTACTGCTGCTCCCAGATTATCGGAATTTGATACAAACATATATTTATAGCCTTTGGCTATTAGACTATCTAAAATCCCTGTTGTTGATATTGCTGTGTAAATATCCCCATGACCTGGAGGATTCCATCGTTGAGTTTTGTCGGAAGAATTAAAGGGAGCAAGTTCTTCTTGACGTATGCGGGGAAACTTGTTTTGCATAAAAGATATTGGCAAGCTTTGAGTTTGCAAATCTGGGTATCTCATCAGATAATTCAAGGTGTCTTGATGAGTGGCATAACTATTCATAAAAAGAAGTTGTATGTCATAGCCAGAGCTTGAGCGCAAAGCAAGTATGTGTCTGGTAATAATATCCAAAAAATTCATATTGCCCTTAACAGGAAGTAGAGATTTTGCTTTGGAAAGCCCCATACTTGTTCCCAAGCCTCCATTCAGTTTGACTACTGCGATTTGTTTTAAATATTTCTCTGTTCCGGCTGTATCTAGATCTGAGTAATTAGCTAACAAATCTCCTTGTGGAGGAAAAATTGTGCTTTCGGGAATGCTTCCCCTTACTCCACTCTCGAGAGCTTTGTAATAATTGCTAAAGGTTCGGATCAAAATATCTGAAAGGTTTTCAGCTTTCATCGCTTTTACAAACTGAGTGAGCATTATAATTTATCCTTCCCTACTATAGCAGGCTATCAATATAATCTTCATCTATTGGTTCCGGAACTGTTAATTCACCTTCACCGGCATGCTTGATGTTCCAGTTCTGAGCCGTTTCAATGGCACCTGCGTTTCGCGCCCAAGCTCTACGCGCAACTCCTCCCATTACGTCCCAAGAAAGTCCCTTACGGATTACTTCGTCCATGTGCTCGCTACCATCTAATACAATGCCATTGCCTCCATTAACGCTTCTGCCAATGCCTACTCCCCCACCGTTTGAGAGCACCACAAGAGTCATGCCTCTTGCAATATTTCCGGCAAAGCAATGAGTTGCCATATCCGCCATGAGATTAGATCCATCATAAATATTCGCAGTCTCCCTGAAGGGGGAATCAGTTCCGGACACATCATGATGATCTCTACCCAATATTACTGGACCAATCTCTCCGTTACGCACCATCTCGTTAAACTTAAGAGCGATGCGTATGCGCCCTTCTTCATCTGCATAAAGAATGCGAGCTTTTGTGCCAACCACCAGAGCATTTTCATCTGCAGTTTTTATCCAATGATAATTATCTCGATCCATCGAATTACGTTGCGGGTCAATCAAATCACATGCCGCTTTATCTGTTGCTCGTAGGTCTTCATCTTTGCGAGAAAGACATACCCAACGGAAAGGACCGTAACCATAATCGAAACACATTGGTCCCATAATATCTTCTACGTAAGATGGCCAAATAAAGCCATCATTTGTATTGTTTGAATCCTTGGCTATGCTATGCTCTCCTGCATCAAACACACTTGCCATAAAGCTATTGCCATAATCCCAAAAATGAGACCCTTTTGCAGTAAGCGCTTGCAACACTCTAAAGTGTTTTTTTAGAGAAATATCTACTTGCTCCTTAAACTTGGCTGTATCCTTAGCTAAGAGTTTTCTGCCTTCCTCAAAGCTAAGTCCGACTGGCGTATAACCGCCTTCATATACGGCGTGGCATGATGTTTGATCACTGATCAATTCTACTTTGATATCATTATCTTCACAATACCTTAGAAGATCCACAATATTTCCGTGATAGGCAATGGAAACAGCCTTTTTACTTATGCGGGCTTCATCTACCCAAGTAAAGATTTCATCAAGCTTGTTGGATACTTTAGATACCCAGCCTTGTGTATGGCGAGTTTTTATACGTGAATAGTCAACTTCAGCTATAACGCCAATGCCTCCAGCAATCTCTATAGCTTTTGCTTGGGCACCACTCATACCACCTAATCCGGAAGAAATGTATAGTACACCTGCTAAATCGTTAACTTCCGGTATTCCCAAATACTTTCTTCCAGCATTCAACAGAGTAATATATGTACCATGAACAATTCCTTGGGGACCGATATACATCCATCCCCCGGCGGTCATCTGTCCATAATTTGCCACTCCTAAAGCAGATAAACGCTTGAATTCTTCAGGATTATCCCATTTCCCAATAACCAAACCATTGGTAGATATAACTCTCGGTGCCTCAGGGTTTGAGGGAAATAATCCCACTGGATGTCCGCTGGCTACTACTAAAGTTTGTTTTGCTGTCATTACTTGAAGATATTTCATTATCAAGCGATACTGCATCCAGTTCTGGCAAACTTGCCCAGTCTCGCCATAGGTAACCAATTCATAAGGATATAGGGCAATATCAAAATCTAAGTTATTATCTATCATCACCTGCAATGCTCTTGCTTGGGTAATACCTTTATATTCATCAATCGGCTTCCCCCTTAAACTACCTTGAGGACGCCAACGGTAGCCATAGATTCTTCCCATAGTTTTTAGTTCGTTTAAAAATTCAGGTGCTACTTGCTTGTGCAATTCGCTAGGAATATAGCGCAGAGCATTTTTCAATGCTTGTTTTATCTCTTTGTGAGAAAGGTTCAGGCCTCTATCCGGAGCTCGACGGATGCCAGGCTCAAAAACCGGATCCGGAGGTAAAACATTCTCCAATTTTGCTACTTGTACTGGGTCAAACATCTAAGCCTCTCTATGGTTCTTTTTATTTATCATTATGTTTAAGATTGTGGTATCGGCATCATGCATACCCGAATTAACAAATTCGGCAAGGTTGTCTATTGTCTCATCAATATCTTTAGTGATGATACCATCATTTGCAGAGATACATTTTCCCATATTTGCCAAAAGGGCTGCCTGAACGGCTGCGGAGGTATTAGTTGCCACTTTTAGAGAGCAACCCTCTTTTGCCCCATCGCAAACCATTCCCGCTGTATTACCAATCATATTCTTGATGGCATACTCCACTTTCGAATAGTCACCATCCAATAGCAATACAATGCCGCATGCTGCTCCTGCTGAAGCAGAAAGACATCCACAAATTGACGAAAGCAAACCAATTTTGTTTTTAATGTGAACGCTTACGAGATGGCCCATGGCTAATGCCCTAACTAATTTTTCGTGACTACATTTCAGCTTTTTTGCCGCAGCGATAATGGGCAAAGTGATTGATAAACCCTGATTCCCGCTACCAGTGTTGCTTATAACTGGAAGATTGCATCCGCTCATTCGAGCATCAGTAGCAGCGGCCGTAAGAGCCATTGCATAGTGATGAATATCATCACCTAAAAGCCCTTGTTGTATTTGTTCCAGAATCATCTTTCCTACAGACATGCCCAAATCTTGTGTAAGGCCATACTCGGCAATTTTAAAATTGATCTTCTCTCCCATATCCAATTCTAAAAGCGTATCATAATCTATATTGCAGCAAAAGTTGTAATAATTCTTAAGTTTGAATTTTTCTGCAGAGATCATTTGGGGAGAGCTCGCAGCTCCCATATCTTGATATTTTAACATTTCATTATTCAATTCTAACTTATATAGCCAATTGTGACGCCAGCGAATAATGGCTCTTGCGCTGTGCTCGGTATTCTTCACTAATACTTCAATATATACTTTTTCTTCACTAGGATAGAGAAGGATATCTACCATCTTGGCAAGTTCTTGGGCCTTGGCTAATTGATGAGGCTGGATATCTGACAAAACTTGCAGATCTTTTTCTGGCTTTGCCACAACCACTCCAAGCGCTACTGCAATCTCCAATCCAACTAAGCCGGTATTGGGAATCCCAACGCCCATTCCGTTTTTTAGTATGGAGGGACTCAGTTTTAACTCAATCTGATCAATATTTCCAGGAAACACACTTGCTGCATATGCTGCAGCTAAAGCTACCGCTGCCGGTTCTGTGCATCCAAGCGCCGGAGCTACTTCCTGCCTTAACAAAGCTAATATTTCTGAAAACTTCTGCATATTTATCCAATTGATAATTTCTTATGGTAAGGCTTTGCAACAGCGTCAATCCTGTCAAGGTAATTTTGCCGACAGCTTCGTTAAATTGGGGCTTGAAAGTTTTAATAGATAGAATCCAGTTGTATTTGGCTCAATATACCCCAATATAGCAGATATAAATGCCTGCAAAGCTTCGAATTAGTTGAAGAAATATTCACTCCGCACACTCTGTGCACAAAACGCTGCCTAATGCTTTAATAAATGAACTGATTTGTTGCTTTATCTACCCTTGTTCGCGGCGAATTTTTGCACCAATACCATTCAGTTTTTCTTCAATACGATCGTATCCTCTATCAATATGATATATGCGAGATACAGTTGTGGTTCCTTCTGCAACCATGCCCGCCAAAACTAAGGCTGCGCTTGCACGCAGATCAGTAGCCATTACTTCGGCTCCACTTAGGTTTTCTACTCCTTTTATGCGTGCTATGTTATGCTGCATCTGAATATCTGCCTGTAAACGATTTAATTCCGCAATATGCATAAAACGATCTGGAAAAACTGTGTCTTCAACAAAACTAATACCATCGGCAAGACACATAAGAACTGTGAATTGTGCTTGTAAATCGGTGGGAAAGCCTGGATGTGGAAGGGTAAGTATATTAGTAGGAGTAATATGTTTTGGTGGATTTACGGTTATCTCCGCTCCATAAATTTCCAGCTTACATCCAGCCTCTCTCAATTTATCCAGCAATATACTCAGATGCTCGGGATTACACCCACAAACGGTCACCGGTTTGGTAGAGAGTGCAGCCGCAATAAGAAAAGTTCCGGCCTCAATTCGATCTGGAATCATCTCCATTTGTACAGGAAACAATTCATCAACACCCTCAATTGACAGTGTGGTGCTTCCCTTACCCTCGATTTTTGCACCCATTTTATTGAGGAAGTCTATAGTGCTATCTACCTCAGGTTCCATAGCTGCATTGAACATACGAGTTTTCCCTTTTGCCAATACTGCAGCCATCAAGGCGTTTATCGTGGCTCCGACAGATGATTTTTCAAAATGTATGTCGGCTCCAGTGAGCTGATCGGCTTTTGCACTAATATAGCCATGTTCAATCTCGATATTGGCTCCTAAAGCTTCCATTGCTTTTAGATGTAAATCTACTGGGCGGGTACCAATTGCGCAGCCGCCTGGAAAAGAAACTTTAGCCTCACCTAATCGGGCTAAGAGTGGGCCCAATACATATATAGAAGCACGCATTTTACTAACCAATTCGTATGGAGCTTCGGGATAACACACATCTTTGCTATCTATGCTCATTGCTCCATTTTCATAATCAACTCTTGCGCCAATTACACGAAGAAGATGAGCCATTGTTTTGAGATCAATAAGATTGGGCACATTTTTTAAAACGGATTTTCCAGGCGCCAAGAGGCATGCAGCCATAACAGGAAGAATTGCGTTTTTTGCGCCACTTACTTGGATTCTACCACTCAGCTCGCGATTACATTCAATGATAAACTTATCCATTTATTCCTCTTGGTATCATTATTTATATTGAACTATCAGGAATCGATCCAATCCAGCTAAATCTTTTCCTTTTTGCAGTGTTTTAAAGCCAGCAGATTCTGTCAAGCTCAGTAATGCTGATTGCTGGTTGTACCCATGTTCAAACGCCAGAATGCCTTCATTACATAAATATTGTGGAGCTTTTGCCAAGATCCGCATATAGTATTCTAAGCCATTTGCTCCAGCTTTTAGTGCTTTTATCGGTTCATTTTGTTTAACCCTATCATCAAGTGCATCATATTCAATTTCACTAATATAGGGAGGATTCGATAATATTGCGCGAAACTTTGTCTGTTGCAGGGGATATAGATCGGTTCTTTCAAGATGGATGTCAAAATTTTGCTTATTGATATTGTATCTAGCAACCTCTAGGGCATCCGGATCTATATCTGTGGCTACAATATCTAAGCTTGGCATATTGTGCTTTAGAGCAATGGAAATTGCTCCGGAGCCAACCCCAATTTCTAGTACTGTATCACTTGGATTAAGATACGTCAATAATGCTTGCACCAATACTTCGGTATCGAACCTGGGAATAAGTACACGCTCATCAACATAAAGTTCAAGCCCATAAAACCAAGCTTTATGAACAATATATTGAGGTGGTTCACCAGTTTGAAGACGTATAAGCCACTTTCTCAGAATCGCCAAATCATCATCAGAAAGTGTTTCTTGAAACGGCAATTCTG
This genomic interval from Candidatus Cloacimonadota bacterium contains the following:
- a CDS encoding L-serine ammonia-lyase, iron-sulfur-dependent, subunit alpha; translated protein: MQKFSEILALLRQEVAPALGCTEPAAVALAAAYAASVFPGNIDQIELKLSPSILKNGMGVGIPNTGLVGLEIAVALGVVVAKPEKDLQVLSDIQPHQLAKAQELAKMVDILLYPSEEKVYIEVLVKNTEHSARAIIRWRHNWLYKLELNNEMLKYQDMGAASSPQMISAEKFKLKNYYNFCCNIDYDTLLELDMGEKINFKIAEYGLTQDLGMSVGKMILEQIQQGLLGDDIHHYAMALTAAATDARMSGCNLPVISNTGSGNQGLSITLPIIAAAKKLKCSHEKLVRALAMGHLVSVHIKNKIGLLSSICGCLSASAGAACGIVLLLDGDYSKVEYAIKNMIGNTAGMVCDGAKEGCSLKVATNTSAAVQAALLANMGKCISANDGIITKDIDETIDNLAEFVNSGMHDADTTILNIMINKKNHREA
- a CDS encoding urocanate hydratase, yielding MFDPVQVAKLENVLPPDPVFEPGIRRAPDRGLNLSHKEIKQALKNALRYIPSELHKQVAPEFLNELKTMGRIYGYRWRPQGSLRGKPIDEYKGITQARALQVMIDNNLDFDIALYPYELVTYGETGQVCQNWMQYRLIMKYLQVMTAKQTLVVASGHPVGLFPSNPEAPRVISTNGLVIGKWDNPEEFKRLSALGVANYGQMTAGGWMYIGPQGIVHGTYITLLNAGRKYLGIPEVNDLAGVLYISSGLGGMSGAQAKAIEIAGGIGVIAEVDYSRIKTRHTQGWVSKVSNKLDEIFTWVDEARISKKAVSIAYHGNIVDLLRYCEDNDIKVELISDQTSCHAVYEGGYTPVGLSFEEGRKLLAKDTAKFKEQVDISLKKHFRVLQALTAKGSHFWDYGNSFMASVFDAGEHSIAKDSNNTNDGFIWPSYVEDIMGPMCFDYGYGPFRWVCLSRKDEDLRATDKAACDLIDPQRNSMDRDNYHWIKTADENALVVGTKARILYADEEGRIRIALKFNEMVRNGEIGPVILGRDHHDVSGTDSPFRETANIYDGSNLMADMATHCFAGNIARGMTLVVLSNGGGVGIGRSVNGGNGIVLDGSEHMDEVIRKGLSWDVMGGVARRAWARNAGAIETAQNWNIKHAGEGELTVPEPIDEDYIDSLL
- a CDS encoding UTP--glucose-1-phosphate uridylyltransferase yields the protein MLTQFVKAMKAENLSDILIRTFSNYYKALESGVRGSIPESTIFPPQGDLLANYSDLDTAGTEKYLKQIAVVKLNGGLGTSMGLSKAKSLLPVKGNMNFLDIITRHILALRSSSGYDIQLLFMNSYATHQDTLNYLMRYPDLQTQSLPISFMQNKFPRIRQEELAPFNSSDKTQRWNPPGHGDIYTAISTTGILDSLIAKGYKYMFVSNSDNLGAAVDPRIASYMAKNDIPFLMEVCERTEMDKKGGHLAQDAEGNLLLREIAQCPADDLNNFQDINKYKYFNTNNLWIDLNALDWHLITNDGLMILPLIVNPKEVEGTKVFQLETAMGAAISSFSGAKALVVPRERFAPVKKTNDLLAIWSDLYELNDQYQIKLKRGVSKIPYIDLDSRYYGNIDQLLNRFETVPSLAGCKELIIEGDVGFGADVICDGRVHLKAEKPTKISNMLITGDLTYN
- the murA gene encoding UDP-N-acetylglucosamine 1-carboxyvinyltransferase, yielding MDKFIIECNRELSGRIQVSGAKNAILPVMAACLLAPGKSVLKNVPNLIDLKTMAHLLRVIGARVDYENGAMSIDSKDVCYPEAPYELVSKMRASIYVLGPLLARLGEAKVSFPGGCAIGTRPVDLHLKAMEALGANIEIEHGYISAKADQLTGADIHFEKSSVGATINALMAAVLAKGKTRMFNAAMEPEVDSTIDFLNKMGAKIEGKGSTTLSIEGVDELFPVQMEMIPDRIEAGTFLIAAALSTKPVTVCGCNPEHLSILLDKLREAGCKLEIYGAEITVNPPKHITPTNILTLPHPGFPTDLQAQFTVLMCLADGISFVEDTVFPDRFMHIAELNRLQADIQMQHNIARIKGVENLSGAEVMATDLRASAALVLAGMVAEGTTTVSRIYHIDRGYDRIEEKLNGIGAKIRREQG
- the prmC gene encoding peptide chain release factor N(5)-glutamine methyltransferase — translated: MLDGLRKEFPEVSEADFSFLLCSLLQCSVAELPFQETLSDDDLAILRKWLIRLQTGEPPQYIVHKAWFYGLELYVDERVLIPRFDTEVLVQALLTYLNPSDTVLEIGVGSGAISIALKHNMPSLDIVATDIDPDALEVARYNINKQNFDIHLERTDLYPLQQTKFRAILSNPPYISEIEYDALDDRVKQNEPIKALKAGANGLEYYMRILAKAPQYLCNEGILAFEHGYNQQSALLSLTESAGFKTLQKGKDLAGLDRFLIVQYK